A stretch of the Chanos chanos chromosome 1, fChaCha1.1, whole genome shotgun sequence genome encodes the following:
- the LOC115808516 gene encoding putative deoxyribonuclease TATDN3 isoform X3, producing MQGYIDCHCHISARDFDNDIDDIIESSKQVGIVALLAVAEHVGEFEKIIQLSQRFSGFIMPCLGVHPVQGTDTAHQERGAFPEDLDAALPLIEKYKEDIVAIGEVGLDFTPRIVSSDTGKESQRQVLIRQAELAKHLNLPLNVHSRSAGRPTIHLLKELGVEKALLHAFDGKPSVAMEGVKAGYFFSIPPSIVRSEQQKLVKQLPLENMCLETDSPALGPEKQVRNEPKNIIISAEYIAKVKGIPLQRVMEVTTQNALRLFPKLKTLIRV from the exons ATGCAGGGTTATATTGATTGCCATTGTCATATCTCTGCGAGAGACTTTGATAAT GACATTGACGACATTATCGAAAGCTCTAAACAG GTGGGTATTGTTGCACTCCTGGCAGTTGCTGAGCATGTGGGGGAATTTGAGAAAATCATACAGCTTTCACAAAG GTTTTCTGGTTTTATAATGCCTTGCCTTGGAGTTCATCCTGTTCAGggcacagacacagcacatCAGGAGAGAGGAGCCTTTCCTGAG GATTTAGATGCTGCATTGCCCCTTATAGAAAAATACAAAGAAGACATTGTGGCTATTGGTGAG GTGGGCCTTGACTTTACACCTCGGATTGTCAGTAGTGATACAGGGAAGGAGAGCCAGAGGCAAGTGCTCATTCGCCAGGCAGAGCTAGCAAAACACCTAAACCTGCCGCT GAACGTTCACTCAAGGTCAGCTGGAAGACCAACTATTCATCTGTTGAAAGAGCTAG GGGTAGAAAAAGCTCTTCTTCATGCTTTTGATGGAAAGCCCTCAGTTGCAATGGAGGGTGTGAAGGCTGGTTATTTCTTTTCTATACCACCGTCAATCGTAAGAAGTGAGCAG CAGAAACTTGTGAAACAGCTGCCGCTGGAGAACATGTGTTTGGAGACTGATTCACCAGCCCTTGGACCAGAGAAGCAG GTGAGGAATGAGCCAAAGAACATCATCATCAGTGCTGAGTATATTGCCAAAGTTAAAGGAATTCCCTTGCAAAGAGTAATGGAAGTCACAACACAGAACGCTCTTCGGCTCTTCCCCAAGTTAAAAACCCTTATTAGAGTGTGA
- the LOC115808516 gene encoding putative deoxyribonuclease TATDN3 isoform X4 produces the protein MQGYIDCHCHISARDFDNDIDDIIESSKQVGIVALLAVAEHVGEFEKIIQLSQRFSGFIMPCLGVHPVQGTDTAHQERGAFPEVGLDFTPRIVSSDTGKESQRQVLIRQAELAKHLNLPLNVHSRSAGRPTIHLLKELGVEKALLHAFDGKPSVAMEGVKAGYFFSIPPSIVRSEQKQKLVKQLPLENMCLETDSPALGPEKQVRNEPKNIIISAEYIAKVKGIPLQRVMEVTTQNALRLFPKLKTLIRV, from the exons ATGCAGGGTTATATTGATTGCCATTGTCATATCTCTGCGAGAGACTTTGATAAT GACATTGACGACATTATCGAAAGCTCTAAACAG GTGGGTATTGTTGCACTCCTGGCAGTTGCTGAGCATGTGGGGGAATTTGAGAAAATCATACAGCTTTCACAAAG GTTTTCTGGTTTTATAATGCCTTGCCTTGGAGTTCATCCTGTTCAGggcacagacacagcacatCAGGAGAGAGGAGCCTTTCCTGAG GTGGGCCTTGACTTTACACCTCGGATTGTCAGTAGTGATACAGGGAAGGAGAGCCAGAGGCAAGTGCTCATTCGCCAGGCAGAGCTAGCAAAACACCTAAACCTGCCGCT GAACGTTCACTCAAGGTCAGCTGGAAGACCAACTATTCATCTGTTGAAAGAGCTAG GGGTAGAAAAAGCTCTTCTTCATGCTTTTGATGGAAAGCCCTCAGTTGCAATGGAGGGTGTGAAGGCTGGTTATTTCTTTTCTATACCACCGTCAATCGTAAGAAGTGAGCAG AAGCAGAAACTTGTGAAACAGCTGCCGCTGGAGAACATGTGTTTGGAGACTGATTCACCAGCCCTTGGACCAGAGAAGCAG GTGAGGAATGAGCCAAAGAACATCATCATCAGTGCTGAGTATATTGCCAAAGTTAAAGGAATTCCCTTGCAAAGAGTAATGGAAGTCACAACACAGAACGCTCTTCGGCTCTTCCCCAAGTTAAAAACCCTTATTAGAGTGTGA
- the fuca2 gene encoding plasma alpha-L-fucosidase encodes MAQLSLSFSAAFLLLMSCPSWSKYEPNWESIDSRPLPEWFDQAKFGIFIHWGVFSVPSYGSEWFWWFWQGQKIANYVQFMKKNYPPGFQYQDFAPMFTAEFFDAKHWTDIFVSSGAKYIVLTTKHHEGYTLWGSKYSWNWNAVDVGPKRDLVGELSTAVREHSDLRVGLYHSLFEWFHPLFREDAANVFNTTFFPNSKTLPELYELVNKYKPEVLWSDGDGNAPDKYWNSTGFLAWLYNESPVRDTVVTNDRWGLNSICKHGGYYTCSDRYNPGHLLKHKWENCMTIDKRSWGYRRDAQLSDFLTIEELIKTLVETVSCGGNLLMNVGPTHDGRIAPIFEERLRQVGQWLKVNGEAIYNTTAWRAQNDSLTPGVWYTWRPQEKTIYAIFLSWPNTGYVVLNEPLPNQGQTQVGLLGYQPLKWEPASPKGVKVFLPQLTVSQMPCSWAWTLRLTGAA; translated from the exons ATGGCTCAGCTAAGTCTGAGTTTTTCTGCAGCTTTTTTGCTGCTGATGAGTTGCCCCTCGTGGTCCAAGTATGAACCTAATTGGGAGTCTATTGATTCAAGACCTCTGCCGGAATGGTTTGATCAAGCTAAGTTCGGCATCTTTATCCACTGGGGTGTTTTCTCGGTCCCAAGTTACGGAAGTGAATGGTTCTG GTGGTTTTGGCAAGGACAGAAGATCGCAAATTATGTTCAGTTCATGAAAAAGAATTATCCCCCTGGATTCCAGTATCAAGACTTTGCACCAATGTTTACTGCTGAATTTTTTGATGCTAAGCACTGGACAGACATATTTGTGTCATCAGGGGCAAAATACATAGTCCTTACAACGAAACACCATGAAG GATACACTCTTTGGGGCTCTAAGTATTCATGGAACTGGAATGCAGTGGATGTGGGTCCGAAACGTGACCTGGTAGGAGAATTATCTACAGCAGTGCGTGAACACAGCGACCTGCGAGTTGGCCTCTACCACTCACTCTTTGAGTGGTTTCATCCACTCTTTAGGGAGGACGCTGCCAATGTTTTTAACACCACGTTCTTCCCCAATTCAAAGACTCTGCCTGAACTTTATGAGCTTGTCAACAAGTACAAGCCAGAAGTGCTGTGGTCTGATGGTGATGGTAATGCCCCAGACAAGTACTGGAATAGCACAGGGTTTCTAGCATGGCTATACAATGAGAG CCCAGTGCGTGACACTGTTGTGACAAATGACCGTTGGGGATTGAACAGTATATGTAAACATGGAGGATACTACACCTGCAGTGATCGGTATAACCCTGGACACTTGCTGAAACACAAATGGGAGAACTGTATGACCATAGATAAACGGTCTTGGGGATACAGACGAGATGCTCAACTCAGCGATTTCCTCACCATAGAGGAGCTCATAAAA ACACTGGTGGAGACGGTATCCTGTGGGGGTAACTTGCTAATGAACGTTGGCCCCACACATGATGGACGCATTGCCCCCATCTTTGAAGAGAGGCTGAGGCAGGTTGGACAATGGTTGAAGGTTAATGGTGAAGCAATTTACAACACCACTGCATGGAGGGCCCAAAACGACAGCCTTACTCCTGGAGTATG GTACACATGGAGACCACAGGAGAAAACAATCTATGCGATCTTCCTTTCCTGGCCAAACACTGGATATGTTGTTCTAAATGAGCCATTGCCAAATCAAGGACAAACTCAG GTGGGGCTCCTTGGTTATCAGCCACTGAAGTGGGAGCCAGCTAGTCCTAAAGGGGTTAAAGTTTTCTTGCCACAGTTAACTGTCAGTCAGATGCCATGTTCTTGGGCTTGGACACTGCGACTGACTGGTGCAGCTTAA
- the LOC115808516 gene encoding putative deoxyribonuclease TATDN3 isoform X1, with protein MQGYIDCHCHISARDFDNDIDDIIESSKQVGIVALLAVAEHVGEFEKIIQLSQRFSGFIMPCLGVHPVQGTDTAHQERGAFPEDLDAALPLIEKYKEDIVAIGEVGLDFTPRIVSSDTGKESQRQVLIRQAELAKHLNLPLNVHSRSAGRPTIHLLKELGVEKALLHAFDGKPSVAMEGVKAGYFFSIPPSIVRSEQVIVILHVSQKLVKQLPLENMCLETDSPALGPEKQVRNEPKNIIISAEYIAKVKGIPLQRVMEVTTQNALRLFPKLKTLIRV; from the exons ATGCAGGGTTATATTGATTGCCATTGTCATATCTCTGCGAGAGACTTTGATAAT GACATTGACGACATTATCGAAAGCTCTAAACAG GTGGGTATTGTTGCACTCCTGGCAGTTGCTGAGCATGTGGGGGAATTTGAGAAAATCATACAGCTTTCACAAAG GTTTTCTGGTTTTATAATGCCTTGCCTTGGAGTTCATCCTGTTCAGggcacagacacagcacatCAGGAGAGAGGAGCCTTTCCTGAG GATTTAGATGCTGCATTGCCCCTTATAGAAAAATACAAAGAAGACATTGTGGCTATTGGTGAG GTGGGCCTTGACTTTACACCTCGGATTGTCAGTAGTGATACAGGGAAGGAGAGCCAGAGGCAAGTGCTCATTCGCCAGGCAGAGCTAGCAAAACACCTAAACCTGCCGCT GAACGTTCACTCAAGGTCAGCTGGAAGACCAACTATTCATCTGTTGAAAGAGCTAG GGGTAGAAAAAGCTCTTCTTCATGCTTTTGATGGAAAGCCCTCAGTTGCAATGGAGGGTGTGAAGGCTGGTTATTTCTTTTCTATACCACCGTCAATCGTAAGAAGTGAGCAGGTAATTGTTATACTCCACGTGTCT CAGAAACTTGTGAAACAGCTGCCGCTGGAGAACATGTGTTTGGAGACTGATTCACCAGCCCTTGGACCAGAGAAGCAG GTGAGGAATGAGCCAAAGAACATCATCATCAGTGCTGAGTATATTGCCAAAGTTAAAGGAATTCCCTTGCAAAGAGTAATGGAAGTCACAACACAGAACGCTCTTCGGCTCTTCCCCAAGTTAAAAACCCTTATTAGAGTGTGA
- the LOC115808516 gene encoding putative deoxyribonuclease TATDN3 isoform X2, with amino-acid sequence MQGYIDCHCHISARDFDNDIDDIIESSKQVGIVALLAVAEHVGEFEKIIQLSQRFSGFIMPCLGVHPVQGTDTAHQERGAFPEDLDAALPLIEKYKEDIVAIGEVGLDFTPRIVSSDTGKESQRQVLIRQAELAKHLNLPLNVHSRSAGRPTIHLLKELGVEKALLHAFDGKPSVAMEGVKAGYFFSIPPSIVRSEQKQKLVKQLPLENMCLETDSPALGPEKQVRNEPKNIIISAEYIAKVKGIPLQRVMEVTTQNALRLFPKLKTLIRV; translated from the exons ATGCAGGGTTATATTGATTGCCATTGTCATATCTCTGCGAGAGACTTTGATAAT GACATTGACGACATTATCGAAAGCTCTAAACAG GTGGGTATTGTTGCACTCCTGGCAGTTGCTGAGCATGTGGGGGAATTTGAGAAAATCATACAGCTTTCACAAAG GTTTTCTGGTTTTATAATGCCTTGCCTTGGAGTTCATCCTGTTCAGggcacagacacagcacatCAGGAGAGAGGAGCCTTTCCTGAG GATTTAGATGCTGCATTGCCCCTTATAGAAAAATACAAAGAAGACATTGTGGCTATTGGTGAG GTGGGCCTTGACTTTACACCTCGGATTGTCAGTAGTGATACAGGGAAGGAGAGCCAGAGGCAAGTGCTCATTCGCCAGGCAGAGCTAGCAAAACACCTAAACCTGCCGCT GAACGTTCACTCAAGGTCAGCTGGAAGACCAACTATTCATCTGTTGAAAGAGCTAG GGGTAGAAAAAGCTCTTCTTCATGCTTTTGATGGAAAGCCCTCAGTTGCAATGGAGGGTGTGAAGGCTGGTTATTTCTTTTCTATACCACCGTCAATCGTAAGAAGTGAGCAG AAGCAGAAACTTGTGAAACAGCTGCCGCTGGAGAACATGTGTTTGGAGACTGATTCACCAGCCCTTGGACCAGAGAAGCAG GTGAGGAATGAGCCAAAGAACATCATCATCAGTGCTGAGTATATTGCCAAAGTTAAAGGAATTCCCTTGCAAAGAGTAATGGAAGTCACAACACAGAACGCTCTTCGGCTCTTCCCCAAGTTAAAAACCCTTATTAGAGTGTGA